The sequence below is a genomic window from Mercenaria mercenaria strain notata chromosome 14, MADL_Memer_1, whole genome shotgun sequence.
AATTATGAGTAAACATCGTTAAAACAGCATGCATGTAAAAGTTGTATCTAGTGATAAAAATGTaagtcaaattaaaataaagttatgaaatgtttttgagattgtgttttcatttataaacaCTTGTTTAAGACCAACAGAAACCGTAGAGCTATATTAATGCTTCTGGATGATAGAATTGCGCTTAAGCCGATGGGGCATTGCGCATTTCATTACCTATTGAACATACTCGGTAAATCGAAGCTGCTTCCGGTTTACTTGGTTAATTGCTATTATTCGAAAGGACATTCTCATAGATTGTCAACTATCACTAAAGCAGTCTTAACGTGCTGTTTGACGGTTGTACCATATGTATGTGTTGTATAGAATAGAAAAAGAGgcaactccacaggtcgctctaCACGACACagacgaaaatgttgcaggctcggtttgattgagcggCGCATGAtcccaagttaaaataaaagTCTATTTAagccgttgcacttttcattaaGCCTGCTATTATTATGAATCAATTTTATTGTAAGTTTTAAATTCATTAACAAAACCATTTTCATTTAAGGAAAACAAATtctgttatgttttatttaaaatatgtgtatggtaatttcatattaatttgagGGAAATAAAACGCATTACTATCATCTTCTATCAGCATCTTGATTTTCTTTAATACAACTACTACTTTGAGTCCATACCTTTTCATGTGTACATAGGGCCAATTCCTTTCACTCAACTCGAGACATGCCGGTCACGTGAGCAGCAAGAAAGCAATCTCGTCGGTCTTTTAATAAACGACCGATTATAATTAATTAAGTTACAACTTCTAAAGATGTGGAATTTTTATTTACAACACTGATATATCCGGTCAAAAGGGTGGAGGATGCTACTGAGAAGTACAACTGTAATTTAATCTAGACAAAactgttgaaatattaaaaaacgCAAAGATAGAATGAACGTTTAAAAACTAACATATAAGAAACGTATACATACGAGGTTTAtagttatttatacatgtataaagattaTTTCACTACATCGAATAAAATTAACATGTGTTATGAACAAATACATATGATAAGATTCAAAATATAATTGTACTGTATATACAATTTTGTTTCGCAAAATTCGTAcgaatatgttttaaaaagcgGTTAAACACATGGAATATTagattttgataaacattttacgTGGCTATAGTCTCATACTATTTGCTTTATGTTTAAGTGGTAAGTTCATGTTTTCGGTCTTATAACCACTATAAAAATCGCTAATTTGTGATGGGCTGATTCTTCATATATCTACAGTAAATTtccttgtttcttttattttgtcactAGAAATGATTTTCTAAagaaatttgagccgcgccatgagaaaaccaaactagtgactttgtgaccagcatggattcagaacaacctgcgcatccgcgcagtctggtcagggtccatgctgtccgctttcaaggcctattgcaattagagaaaccgttagcgaacagtattgatcctgaccagactgcgcagatccaTTAAGTACTATTATTATTTGTCAACTTTCAACAGCTTACATTGATAACTatttacgttttttttctttttttggtttatGACTATGTGTCTAGTCTTACAGCTGATTTAAGCTCGATATGCCCATACAGTTTAATTTTGTCTGCgaagtaaaataattatataaggcTGTCATTCCTTTCTTATCCTTTCCAGTGTTGCTTTGATCACAGTATGACTTATGTTGTAATGTATATACTTTATTTTGAgaacaaatatgtttaaactaatataGTTTTGAGTAACATGACTAAAAACATTAGTCCACATCACTGCAAATGTGGAAGATGTAAATTGAATGTATTCTGTTTTATTACAGACTTATGCATTGTCTGTGGCTGTAATTATCTGCCTTTGTCAGGCTGGGATTGCTGGTCAGTCTATTTGCGCTAAAGATCTTGAACCAGTGCCGGTTAAAGAAGATTTAAAGGAAGGTTTGATCTACAAAGATGGTAATGTCATTATGTGCACTGATGGAACATGCGAGAAAATATCGTAAGAATTGTTTCTGTGTTTTCTCATTCTATTTACTAACCGGTATCAATATCAGTTTATATTATGATGTGACGCCATAAAGGACCATGTCTAGGTCGTCAAATTTGTACCACCGTGTTGATACagtttcgatttttttttgtataaatatctgcctttaattattttgtattcataaGAGTGCTATTAAGGTAGTGAAtccataatgataataataatcagAAATTTCCGTTTGGTTACGTTTTCGCCTTATACGATTTTGGCTTTTTCCGGCCTGAACGAAAGCCTTGTATTCGTATGAGCTATATGAACGTCCGAAGAGAGCCGGAAATCAATACGAGAATGTAAATACCGGATGTCATTACGAGTCCTATATGCTCCAAATGTCTCCCGACGAATTTGATTTTCTCTACCGTTGTGATTCCTTAAGATCTTATTCACTGAAACCAATTGCTTAATACTTCTTCCATGGATGGGCATAGCAGGCAGTTTGTGATATCTgaaagttttaatttgaaataatctgAAATATATGTACGTATTTGTATAATCATAAACTCAATACAGGCATTCATTTAACTCTACAAATGCATAGTATGTATTCCTCTTTTATTCCATATTTGCAATTTCAGTGTATGTGTAATCAACGTGAACATAGATAGTTTTGAATTATCGTTCGTaaaaattgttgtttatttttacgTACAGGCTTGAAAATATCATAAACGCCTATCCGGACTCGTTTTCCACAGAAGAAGATGCGGTGAAAACTACAGAATTGAGGTATAATAAGTATGTTGGAGAGCTCCCGACAGCATGTAGCTTGACAAAGCAATATACGGATACTCGATATATCAGTCCAACCTGTCCAAGTTTTTCGAGCTACTTTTTCTGGAGTGACCGTGATAAATGTTGTCCAACGTGAGTTAACGACTTACTATGCCTTtatcgaatatttttattataaaatatttttagctattatgtttaaaaaatcatgttttgagccgcaccatgagaaaacaaacattgtggctttgcgaccagcatggatccagaccagcctgcgcggatgttCGCttacaaagcctattgcaattagagaaaccgttggcgaacaacatggatcctgaccagactgcgcggatgcgaaggctggtctggatccatgcttgtcgcaaacgcattatgatggttttctcatggtgcggctctttTAATAATTATAGGACTTATGTTGCTCTGAAACAAAGCCTTGTCagtaccattattttttatgtggAAAGTGCATCACTATCTATCACATTTTTGAAGTTCCGGTGTGAAATACTTAAAATCATATATGTACAGATTTTTTGTAATGTGTAAGCGGCCTAACAACAAGCCACTTgcaaataaatgtatatgttattttataTTGCAAACGTATACAGATGGCGATATGTCACATTTACACGAGGACCACTCACAAACATCTACAGAAAGCAATGCTACATTCTTCAAATACCGCCTATGAAATTGTACCAGTATATCTCCGTCGGAATTTGCGGGTACTGTAGCTTACatctattaatattttacaaagcAATCGATTATGCATAACATATGCAGTTATGGTCTTATTTACAAGCAAGCTGTGTTTGATTCGTTTTCATTTTGTACGTCTGTCAGTTTCAAACAACGTATTCACATTACTTGAAATCGTTTTGCAGGTATCTTAATGATATCAACAACTGATGAAATTGCTAATCAAAACACTTTGTGAGATATACGCTAAATGATATTATTACAGTTAAGTACTTTTTGTCTCATATTTTTGCAGATGGCCAAGGAAATGCAGAACTTGTAGACAGCAATACACAATTCAGTCCATGTTAGCATGGTGTCCAGGAAACGGAGGGGTAAAGATGCATCATTTCAGAATTCCGACCTACTGCACTTGCCAATGAACAGAAGAAGAAGACAATGAGAGAGAAACTTTCACTTGTTTAGCTCATCAGATTCTTTAAACATTATTACCAcatcttttttaaatgttctattttttattcaaatttcataCTCATCATCAAGTTTATACTGATGTTTCgttggatgtgcaggctgatcatgatttacacaagtcgcaaaggcagaatgcgTTTTAAGGGTTAACTACTTATCTTCATGACCTacctttaaatgtaattttacatgagaaagaaatatatgtatgtgtgtttTCATTTTATTGCGTATACTTgcaaaatgtgatattttctcAAGCAACATTTTTGTATATGCTTTCGGATTTTGTTCTTCGACTTAAATCTTAACAGAATCACAAATTATTGTAATGGTTACGGATTCAGCTTAATGATGAATTATATCCAATTAAATGTAAAACGCCATTTTGTATAAACTCATCATCAAATAAACATgtcaataaacatttatttttttatttatttttaataaagacAAAATACAGTCAATGTTGCAAACATATACGCTTAAAACTTActtttgttgttaaaaattttCCAATGGACACCAGCGATCGAAAAGAAGCtcactttgtcaaaatatttgtttgtatttaataaattaaccatcaaaatatttccttgtcgACTTTCTTATTTTTGCTAAAACACGAAATGCATAGAAATATATGTACTGAGCATCTTAAGCCATAGCTTTAGATATGCCCCAGAAACGGTAAAACCTGCAGCTTTTCTGAAAGTCGTTAAATGGAATTTATGAACGCTTAAAGCTAGACTACATGTACATAGGTTTCTAAAACATAGAcgtgaaacaatatgaaaatcgGATAGACATTTATAAAGACACATAGCTATTTACAATTCAATTTCTAAAGCAACGGCGGCCATTCTGGGTACGATATCTTTTTTGTATTGTATGGACAGTACTATATAACTTAATCAATCAATGGGGACTGTGCTAATCATGTTACGTTGATCCAAACAGAGTTTAGAGTCTGATTTAAGTGCAAACCAAACagtacaaatatttaattttttctttagcATACTTTTGCCGTAAATACCATATTGAGAAGTCTATACAAGGAAATAACAATATTGTCACTGAGCAAAAAAGAATGATAACCATTTCATGACTTGGATAGTACTGAAATGACTGTATCTGTAATCAAAGGGATTACTTTTGAGACATACGTTATTAAAGTTGTCTACCGTTACCTCTTTGCAATATTCGGTCTTTAACGAAGACGCTTCTCGGTAGCCTAGtcgtagagcgtccgcttcgtgtgcgggaggtcgtgggttccatccccggccgcgtcataccaaggaCGTAAAAATGTTACTagcagcccggtgtcagtataatgtgactgggtggggtatcatgccacgtgtctacggcgtgatattccaatgagTCAGCATTATGAAGATTAGCATTGTATATTTGTTGaattgttgaaaaaaacgttaaacccgaacacacacacacacacacacacacacacacacacacacacacacgcttaATGAATATGTCATTCGGTATCTAAGAAAAGCCAATCTAACCGTGGTAGCATCACAAGGCAGTTCTGTATTTGTTCTTTGATGAGAATATGACAGTAAACCCAGAAGCAAGTCATACGTATACTCTAAAACACTTTAAAACCGCAACACATTTGGACGATTGTTTATATTTGAAGTCATGAATTAACTTTTTCCGAAATCGTTATCAACGTCTATTCTTATCAAAAGTAGTCATATCTTGAAAACTTTCTTAAACCGCTATGTCGTGACGAAATTAAACGCCATCATGCAAGCGTCTCCAATAGCACACCGGCCAGGCTGATATGTAAGACTCCACGTTAGACAATACCACGCCAACGTCACCTCCTGCagagttaaaatcaaatcaaagttTTATAATTGGAGTTCTGGTCAATCATTTATCCTTTGATGGTTTCTTGACTGAAAATTGATGTTCGTTACTGATGACCGAATCTCTAAATATCAGAATTAACCTAATCTGAACGGTGGTAAAGCTTCATGTAGCAGAGAAACAAGAGTTTGTCTGCAGACGACGAGGCTTGCCAACGAAGAACACTATCttttaattgaaaaattgttttaagaaaCGTAAAGTGTCACTTATAATGGAATTGTATTAGAGGCAAGTGTTTATTTGTACGCCATGTTAGTTACACCAGTAAGATCTATTGCTCGGTTTCATTGAACCTCTGGCAAATTCCGCCgatatttttagttttgttaCATTACCGGTACAGCCAACCAGCGACGTTTCGCGACGACATTTTGCGAACCAATCAAAAAAGGCCATGAACAGCCTGACCGCGTTCTTTCCGATAACGACGACGACTTACAAGgaatattataattatcattgcTTGAGGTGAATTTCTAAGCATACGATCagaggaataaatctttattaattgcAGTCATGCAATATCGTCTGCATTCATAACGACGCCGACTTACAAGgaatattataattatcattgcTTGAGGTGAATTTTTAAGCATACGATCagaggaataaatctttattaattgcAGTCATGCAATATCGTCTGCATTCATAACGACGCCGACTTACAAGgaatattataattatcattgcTTGAGATGAATTTCTAAGCATACGATCAGAGGgataaatctttattaattgcAGTTATGCAATATCGTCTGCATTCATTGTTAGCAAGTACTTTGCTTAGatgttgtttgaaatttcaaattcGACGATCAATAATTGGCTAAAACTAATACTTCCGGTCTAgtcggataatggcggaaagaaaaactCCTCAATTTTTCCCAGCTAAAGCGGCATTTTCCTGTTTTGTGTAAgcctgttttatttcattgtggacatatacttgacattttgctagtattttcattttttttttttttgcatttatagaaatgtaaacaaacctttttACTCATGTGTTCTTACTCATATTTTATCTGTCAGTTCGGAAGATATTCCTTactgttgacctgtcagacaaaaatctctcttagaagatacatgacccctacttatctTGGTGGattttttgtggtttataggtcatttaagaattTAAGGCTAGCAAGTCTTCTTAAATTGGGTCTGGCTATGTGTTACAactttcataatattatatagaacaTTTAGCAGATTTATTTCCTATTGTATACTCTCCTGATAgaaattacgagtgcgcatgctcaccatatcattgaaaaaatagtCACAGGTTCGTCTCGTGATTTTGAAGATCCGCTGAGGGGTGAGAATGACTAGCGCCAtcttaaagtggcattatacGCACCTTACTGCACAAAGTACAcatgtttttggtgaatgtttattaaaataattttcggTTGCTGTACATTTTAATGTgctaaattaacgataatgccgcataagtatttgaagttgatactttataaataaagaaatttctttattattattattacccattatttattatataaatattattatttcgtattggtaacaggaagagtttagTAAATTGGGTTAAAGGCTATAATGCCCTCcgccctttttacacacacatctatttcagctggatttttacctGAAAATGCGTATAATTCAACTTTAATACATACTCTGAATGGTttcgaaggaccagaaaatataacagtattGAATCACATTATGaatattcattttacaatttaAGGAATATTACtaaaatctgaaagaagatcCTCTGTaaacatagaacgcaactaagcaaaTTAGACGCAATAAAAATGATTGCAGATGTTACTATGAAAAACATTCTTTGAAATCATCTTATGTTATCTAATCTTATCTTTATTTGCGAAAGAAGTCCATTCTAGATTTTGAACATAATTGACATATATCTCGAAAAATAACGTTCTAAATAGTCATGGATTCATTTTGGAACTGTCTTAAATAGCTCTTTTGTTAACACCTAAATCTAAGCGTTAATAGACTGTTTCTGCCTTAAAGTGTTCAATAAAAATTGAAAGCGATTTCACACTTGGAAGAAATTTG
It includes:
- the LOC128548535 gene encoding uncharacterized protein LOC128548535; the encoded protein is MYSVLLQTYALSVAVIICLCQAGIAGQSICAKDLEPVPVKEDLKEGLIYKDGNVIMCTDGTCEKISLENIINAYPDSFSTEEDAVKTTELRYNKYVGELPTACSLTKQYTDTRYISPTCPSFSSYFFWSDRDKCCPTWRYVTFTRGPLTNIYRKQCYILQIPPMKLYQYISVGICGWPRKCRTCRQQYTIQSMLAWCPGNGGVKMHHFRIPTYCTCQ